In the genome of Astatotilapia calliptera chromosome 18, fAstCal1.2, whole genome shotgun sequence, the window TAGACGTGACGTCGACGTAAAGCGCGAAATTTGACTGGCGGTCGGAAGTGAAAAAGATAAGCGCaaaatcacagacagacagtacgCAAAATGCCTatgtcctgttgtgtttacGGATGCTCCAGTAGGTCGACCAGAGAAACTGATAAACGTTATTTTAGGGTACCAAAAATAGCCCaacgaagaggagaaaaatggaaaattctaaccgaaaaacgtaggaaaaaatggattttaaatttacGTTTACAGTCGGGAGGAGCAGAGTCTGCCAATGCCCGTGTCTGCAGCAACCActtcgtcagaggtaatgttatgTTTGCAAACGAACTTATTAGCATTAGGTTGTCGTTAAATTCTCGTTTACTTAGTGCTTTTAAGTTAGTAGTCTAATATTGACTTGATTGGGACTATAGGCTGCCCAAGTGCTTTGGATGACGAAGAGTCGGAGGACTGGGCTCCGACGGTCAATCTCGGCTACGAACGAAAACCCAGATCGGAATCAGTTCTCAAAcgagagaaaagaatgaagctTAAGGCAGAACAGCATCGATGTGCAGAGGCGATTTTGGATATGCAACAGACGGCTGAGAATGGTTTACCTTGaaacaaacaactgtcactCTAACGAAGTCCTAAGGATGTGGCATGTTTGTTGACGTTAAAGCCGCTACCGCTAACTGTTAGCGTGTTTAAGATAAAGCAATATAAGAACAAACACTCACCCTTGCAAACACCAAACTGTATCCAATCACGGAGACGTTTTGTTCCAAGGTTGTGGACCCACCCgctgacaaaaaaattgtaCGCCTCCAGACTCttgaaagctttcatttgcTGCCTAGTGTAGTAAGAAGTCTGGAGGACCAAGTAGTTGGTGATATCCACAGCCTCGATAGTAGGCAAATCCTTTACTTCTGTGGTGTATTCGGACATTTTCAAAGAATACGGATCACGtccgatatattttttaactatcTGTTTATATCTCTCCCGAGAAACGGGGTCTAAAGTTGCACAATAGCTGCTCTCCTGACTCTCCAcagtgtcctccatgtttactTCCGCCCTCCACTCAAAAATCGCGCTGCCTCCGCACGTCATCAGAACCACGTGACCGCAACCCAACTATACAACGCTTGGGCACATATGTGCAGGACTTTTCGTGGCTGTTTTGATTTCGCGCTCCCTTTTAACCGATCAAATCTCgctgtggtagcagctttaaactcTGTATGACCCATGTTGATAGAAGGTGCCCAGTTTGGATTGCATTTCAGCATTTTGTAGGCTGGTTTTCCTACAAAGCAACagcaaacaaagcagcacagcgcagcgaattcaattcaaatcaatataagacttatttgtaacctacatcaacaattatgttatgataaattaTGTAATAACTACAACAAAAGACtcacctttgtggaaatgcttggagcagactaacatgtaaGCTGTAGTGTTCTGGAACGTTATATTTTGTCTTCGAATcactgcaatccaggccatcagtcggctctttgttacttcggaaacacggCTTGAACAATTTTTCTTCCATGGCGGAATCCGATAAAAACCGATCTTTTTACCCGTCAGCTTCCTGTGGCTGTCATGGGACCGggtattgcagttaataatgcaacagcttcttgccattctttgtgcttctttttatcactgtgtgactgttttcttgtgaaagcctgcgtgcacTAGTACCACTTGCCACTCGTACCtacaatcctttgcggttttgaCGTCAAATTTTCGAGCTCTATTTGTTTTGGTGAATCCATAAAAAAGCCTAAATGTAGCACAGATTGACATGTATATTACAGTATTTTCACACCAACAAGCTTACTTATATCTATGTTATATCTACGTATATCTTAGTGTGGTCTATAGTGTGTATGAACACTGGAGGACTGAAGAAGTGGCAgacccaaaagaaaaacaaacaaacaatctaCACAGATGAACACTATCTCAAAAGTCATATCCCTTAAGTAGATCCATCtattgttcactgaagccttatcagaaatggtctcaatgAACAATGGCTgtgaagaagccattcttaaggaagaggAATGGGGaggaaaggctgaggtatgccagaCTAGCCAAGAACTGGTCTGAAAATCAGTGTCAACAGGTTTTATCGAGTAGAAATTGTTTTTTGAAAGTTTTAGCTCAAATCATCATCACAAAAAACatagaagtgcttgtgtgactgggtgaatgagacaagttgtgtaaagcactgagtgctcagagtagaaaagcgctatataagaaccagcccAAGGCTGAGTCACAAGAGAATAACAATGAAgacattatataaatataaagaaattataagAAGACTtggctaagagagttcaggctgtgttgatgGATAAAGGTGGTCAAATATTGACTGTCAGACTCTTTTTGCCTtctactgtatttccatgtatgtttgcagatctttctcattttcctagcaaaaaaatattatataaaagCTGTGGCTCAAGACGTTTGCACAGTACCTTACTTtacattgaaaaaaataaaattatttgtttACTCTTTATGTGTGAAGAGCGACATGTAAGTTCCACttaaatgtgtttcattttgcATGCCACAAAATACTTTGACCATTTACATTTGCAGGCGCTGCCATCAAGTTTTGGAAATGGCTTCGGACGCTTCCAAAGGGATTATGACTTTTTATCCCACTGCTGAGGAATTCAAGGATTTCAGGCGCTATGTTGCATATATGGAGTCGAAGGGAGCACATAAAGCAGGCCTGGCTAAAGTAAGTGCTAACACAACATATGCTAACACTTGGGCcattatttgatatttttatctAGCCATTTTCAAAGCTTCACTGTCTAATGTCTTCTTCCAAGATTGTCCCACCAAAAGAATGGAAGCCCAGACATTCTTATGACGACATAGATGACTTGGTGATACCTGCACCCATTCAGCAGGTTGTGACAGGTGTGTCAGGTCTCTTCACGCAGTACAACATACAGAGGAGATCCATGACGGTGAGAGAGTTTCGCAGGGTTGCCAACAGCAACAGGTGAGAAGCGCAAAATTAAAGAGGttgaagatttttattttctgatgtgTCTTGAGTACTAATACTAACATATTCAATATTTTCATGCTTTAAATCTGTGTACGGGGTCAATGttaataaactgttttttttttctttttcttcttttacaggTACTGTAGTCCACATTATGATAACTTTGAGGAGCTGGAAAGGAAGTACTGGAAGAACGTGACCTTTAATGCTCCTTTATATGGAGCAGATGTTAATGGAACATTGTATGATCCAGTGAGTTAGCATTATTTCACCCGGCACACAAGCTGATGACATCACTGATCATACTGTACTGACTGATTCTGTTTCTGagtctcattttaaaaaaatatcttgttTCCTTTCTGTTTACTGGTAGGATGTCAGGGAGTGGAATATTTGCCATCTGGACACCATTTTGGATACTGTGGAGCGTGACAACGGCATCACTATTGAGGGTGTTAATACACCCTACTTGTATTTTGGCATGTGGAAGACCACCTTTCCATGGCACACAGAGGACATGGACCTCTACAGTATCAATTATTTGCACTTTGGAGAACCTAAATCATGGTAAAGATGCATGCTAGTTAGTTAATTGATTTACAACTGTAATTTGTTTTATCTAATGGTAACTTGCACatagtgttgtttttgttgttgttgttctgttaAATAGTGGTTTCTCATGTCTGCTTGAAACTTGGGGGTTGCGGGTTGGGCATGAGTGCTGTTTCATGCGTGGCTGCTGAGGCCTTTGATGGTTTTCATTTACATTAGACAGTTTTGTCTCTCAAGGTGTtaaagaagaggcagaaaaagcaGTTAACTGTTATGTGTGTACACAGTGTTAAAACGAAAGAAAGCATTCAACTTAACTTGTGCATAGAAACCAGGCTGAAAAGATCTAGGGCAGATGGATACATGCACAAAGTAATTTTCAGCATTTGACTGTCTGCAGGTATTGTATTCCTCCAGAGCATGGGAAAAGATTTGAGCGTCTGGCTCAAGGTAGGTGGCCAGTAGGATATTTTCTGTAGATATGTGTTATATAGCTATACAATGAATACATCACAGTCATGGATTCTTGTACtgtaatatttcatatttcacaaGAGATTTGATCTCTTTCCTTCTAGGCTTCTTTCCCAATAGCGCTCAGAATTGTGATGCCTTTCTAAGGCACAAGATGACACTGATCTCTCCTTTTGTACTAAAGAAATACAGCATTCCATTCGAAAGGgtaacttttttgtaacaatttattgtatttttagccACGACACAGGCTAAATGCAAGAACTGCACTtgcttattgttttattatctgTTCATTAGATTACTCAGGAGGCTGGGGAGTTCATGATCACTTTCCCCTATTCCTATCATGCTGGTTTCAACCACGGCTTCAACTGTGCAGAGTCCACCAACTTTGCTACAGAGAGATGGATTGAATATGGCAAGCAGGCAGTTTTGGTGAGGAGAGTCATTCAGTGTCGGAGAACCAATTTGATTCTTATCTTAGTGGAAAGAAATACGTTTTATTATTACTTAAAAGAGAGTCTGTGTATGCATTTTTCCCTTTTAGTGCTCATGCCGTAGAGACATGGTGAAGATTTCCATGGATGTCTTTGTGAAAAAATACCAGCCAGATCGCTACGAACAGTGGCTGGAAGGCCGAGACCTGGTGCCCATTGACCATTCACGACCCACCCCAGAAGCTAAGGAGTTCTTGGATGAGTCATTTAATGACATCACCAGCAGCAGTGAGACTAGCTCCATCAAGAGCTGTGGGGAGGACGGACAGTGGAAGAGGTGGGCCATTTACTGTACAAATGAATCTCCTCGTGAAAATGAACTTTTCCTCTATGAAGACAACGAGCATCAAATTGACATTATAGGTGTATCTACTAACAATCTTGGACGAGTTTTGGtctcagtgacctctgacctttgggtTCAAACTCGTCATGTTGATAGCTTGAGAGCAATGCGACATagaattttgaaattgataccatgtgacctctgacctttgggtTCAAACTCGTCATGTGATAGCTTGAGAACAATGCGACATagaattttgaaattgataccatgtgacctctgacctttgggtTCAAACTCGTCATGTGATAGCTTGAGAACAATGCGACATagaattttgaaattgataccatgGCTGTAGCTATGGGGGGGCTTAGGGGTACCAGTGGCTGCTGCCAGTATTTTTACACGTGGTTTCACTTTATCTCATTGTATGTCATAACTTTACTCTTGTCCACGGCTGGCTATAAGAGTACAAGCAAGAGTGGTTCATAGACTGGTTCTAATACATACTTTGTACACTGCCTCTGTTTGGCAACAGTGCACACTGTAGGAAGATGGGCAGTCGCTGGAGTTGAGCTGACAGCGGGGGTGCCACCTATTGTGGGACCATAAAACCAGCTTTAGCAGAATATTAAGATATTTAGTTCCTTTCCCCTTTTGTAACAGTAGCAATTAAGTACTTCACAAGTGTGCTTTATTAGCAAATTTACCTTAAGGTATCAAAAGTATTCATTCTGCATGTTCTTCACAtgtgttttactgttacatATGGTGTTCATGGGTTAATCTCACTGATGTAATAATAGGTATCTTGTTTTTACAACATATGTTTAGAATATGTCTTCACATTACTTCAAATTAAATGGTAGAAAAACATTGATGAAACTGGGCAAATCTGATATAGTATTCACAAATCCCACATCTGTTTTGTTGAATCTCAGCACTAAACAAAGAATAGAGACCAAAAGACACCGGGTGTGTCTGGAAGTGCCCGAAGAAGTTGTGCCTCAGGTTGAAGATGAAGACGATGAAGAGCAGTATGGAAAGCGTCCTAGACTCAGTCTTATACCTCCACGGGCTGTGGCACAAGATGGCAAAAGAAATAAAGGTATTAATACCGTCTCACTGATTCCTGTATGGCAACCAAGAGTCCAATAACAATTACTGCTTGATGGTGGAGTTAAACAGTGTAGCaaaacttattttctgtttcatttaatttaCAGGCCCACCAAAGTTGGTTGTCACTCCAACCAAGCTCACGCTAATGGATCCATTTCATAGGGGCCTGTCTCAAAGTAAGGGTGACAGTGGCTGCCCTCCTCATTATACCAAGACTCGTGCACCTGCAATCTCATCTCAGTCCAGGTCCAGAAACGGGCATCTCTCAGTCTCAGCAGCCTCTATGTGGACAGAAGTTGGAACTCAGCCTGCCCGCAAAATGGGTGTTGCCAGTCTGCTATTCCACAGGACTCTGAGTCCTAAAGATATTCTTCAGGTGCAGAGCTACAGTCAAGAGACGCAGCGGCAACCCACCACACAGCTACATGTGCACAGCTATGCCAGAGAGCACCAGGCCCGCCATCTCCAGCACAAAACCTTAACGCCGGTTCCATCTTCATCTCAAGTGCCGCACTGTGAGCAAATGAAGGCACGGCCTCAATTTGAAATCACTATGACCAAAGTAGCACAGAATGAACAAGAAGCACAAAACATTGTGGTGACGGAGAAAGAAGAACATGAACCCAAAACGTCCGTGCCTGTCGAAGCTCTGGCTGAAGTCAAGAAGCCTCAAGTTGAGCCCATAAGCAAGCCTGCTTCCCCGCTGGTTCACACACAGCCACAAGATGTGAACAAAGTGGAAACTGAGGCTCCCAAGAGTAACAAGAGAAaggtttgactttgtttttatatttctttattatgaaaattacaaaaattatgtttttataataGACAAATACATTAAAGATGTAATGGGAGAAAGATGTCAGTTGTTATATTTGTTCATTTGGTCAGTGTTGTGTTGTATGCATGTTTGAACACGGGCCACAGTGCATGCattgttatctttgtctagGTACCAGCAGGCTGGCCAAAGCAGCTTTTAATCACATCTTTGCTCTCTAGTACTGACGCCTGTTCCTAGAAAGCAGATGTGACAACTCAAAACATAAGTTTCCCTCTGAGTAGACTAACCCCAGCATGAGAAATGATGATTCATGGATTAGTGCAGATCCTCCCTCAGATTATATTAAACTGACAGGCAAAAATCTGCGCTATGGCTGATTTAtttcaattcatttatttttcttcctcttcaggcCTTCTCTGCTTGTTCACTCATATAAGAACACAGACATGTATCTTCACTGTAGCACTGTATATAGTCATATGGCAAAAACGGCTGTTCATAAACGCCaaacaaactaataataaaaacatatttattagtgctgtcaatagatttaaaaaaattaactaattaATCTCACATTTTTCTATAATTAATCGCAGTTAGTTGATCGCTAGCCTGGttgcaattacattttttgcaaCTTCATATTTAAGTTTGTAACTGACATTTATGCAATATAATGAAGTAAATGgcgaataaatacaaataatgtaTTCAAAGAGAGTTTGAATAGTTTTCTTCAATCTTTTAGCACAGGTTCTCTCCTGTGaaatacaactttttaaaaaacctatATACTAATTGGTAAGTGTACACtaacatataatatatattagttCTGTCAAACAATTACAATGTTTAATCAGATTCATCACAGGGTTACTGTCGATTAATCATGATTAAATATCATCCATTTTCATTCTATATTAATCgcatttcattttgcatgagcaaacagactcgaggaaaaaagggaaaatatatgCACTTAAAATGTTTATTGAACATCTTGAACATTTATGTTCACAAAAACCTTTGTAAACATTGAACGAGGATAAGACAGAAGTTATATTTTTTGATAATCGCACCCCACTGGAACAACTAACTGATGCCTTAGGGCCCCTTGCCAGCCATCTCTCGCTCACTGTTATAAACCTTGGTGTTTTCTTGCacagctttttttaaacttgagaaaCAGATCTCCTCTGTggtaaaaaaacagtttctaccAGCTGCGTCAGATATCTAAAGCAAAGCCATAACTCCC includes:
- the kdm4ab gene encoding lysine-specific demethylase 4A isoform X2, which encodes MASDASKGIMTFYPTAEEFKDFRRYVAYMESKGAHKAGLAKIVPPKEWKPRHSYDDIDDLVIPAPIQQVVTGVSGLFTQYNIQRRSMTVREFRRVANSNRYCSPHYDNFEELERKYWKNVTFNAPLYGADVNGTLYDPDVREWNICHLDTILDTVERDNGITIEGVNTPYLYFGMWKTTFPWHTEDMDLYSINYLHFGEPKSWYCIPPEHGKRFERLAQGFFPNSAQNCDAFLRHKMTLISPFVLKKYSIPFERITQEAGEFMITFPYSYHAGFNHGFNCAESTNFATERWIEYGKQAVLCSCRRDMVKISMDVFVKKYQPDRYEQWLEGRDLVPIDHSRPTPEAKEFLDESFNDITSSSETSSIKSCGEDGQWKSTKQRIETKRHRVCLEVPEEVVPQVEDEDDEEQYGKRPRLSLIPPRAVAQDGKRNKGPPKLVVTPTKLTLMDPFHRGLSQSKGDSGCPPHYTKTRAPAISSQSRSRNGHLSVSAASMWTEVGTQPARKMGVASLLFHRTLSPKDILQVQSYSQETQRQPTTQLHVHSYAREHQARHLQHKTLTPVPSSSQVPHCEQMKARPQFEITMTKVAQNEQEAQNIVVTEKEEHEPKTSVPVEALAEVKKPQVEPISKPASPLVHTQPQDVNKVETEAPKSNKRKNIQSPLVDNGIVILKDTIPVMKPVRDELKVIPQIHHVSDEQSYCKPVKNQQEAQLCKLPRHHPLFREAHSDDDLYVDVQVIQEEKEEWAKPLTQLWQCLPFSPAAEREYNKRMGQQAPYCSICLLFYTHHQSESNTGSSSVTLVNRPGGQQWSKPLIPEMCFNTQSSKITDSGEGQLSNPNVAEDGTSRLVSCTQCCVRVHTSCYGISRDDAELDEWLCARCEADAITEDCCLCSLRGGALQRANNDKWVHVLCAITVLEARFVNITERSPVDLSAIPLPRFRLKCVYCRKRIKREVKGCCVQCSHGRCSTAFHPTCAQAAGVLMHPDDWPFIVFITCHRHRAPAIPERSKAAMQELVVGQKVICKYKNGRYYQSELLELTTATFYEVVFDDGSFSDNLFPEDIENRDCVRLGPPAKGDTVQVRWTDGLIYGAKFVASHSIPMYLVEFEDGSQISVKREDIYTLDEDLPKRVKSRMSVASDMRFELFAQNDVKQNTKRQRVINSRYREDYIEPVIYRAIME
- the kdm4ab gene encoding lysine-specific demethylase 4A isoform X1, with translation MASDASKGIMTFYPTAEEFKDFRRYVAYMESKGAHKAGLAKIVPPKEWKPRHSYDDIDDLVIPAPIQQVVTGVSGLFTQYNIQRRSMTVREFRRVANSNRYCSPHYDNFEELERKYWKNVTFNAPLYGADVNGTLYDPDVREWNICHLDTILDTVERDNGITIEGVNTPYLYFGMWKTTFPWHTEDMDLYSINYLHFGEPKSWYCIPPEHGKRFERLAQGFFPNSAQNCDAFLRHKMTLISPFVLKKYSIPFERITQEAGEFMITFPYSYHAGFNHGFNCAESTNFATERWIEYGKQAVLCSCRRDMVKISMDVFVKKYQPDRYEQWLEGRDLVPIDHSRPTPEAKEFLDESFNDITSSSETSSIKSCGEDGQWKSTKQRIETKRHRVCLEVPEEVVPQVEDEDDEEQYGKRPRLSLIPPRAVAQDGKRNKGPPKLVVTPTKLTLMDPFHRGLSQSKGDSGCPPHYTKTRAPAISSQSRSRNGHLSVSAASMWTEVGTQPARKMGVASLLFHRTLSPKDILQVQSYSQETQRQPTTQLHVHSYAREHQARHLQHKTLTPVPSSSQVPHCEQMKARPQFEITMTKVAQNEQEAQNIVVTEKEEHEPKTSVPVEALAEVKKPQVEPISKPASPLVHTQPQDVNKVETEAPKSNKRKNIQSPLVDNGIVILKDTIPVMKPVRDELKVIPQIHHQVSDEQSYCKPVKNQQEAQLCKLPRHHPLFREAHSDDDLYVDVQVIQEEKEEWAKPLTQLWQCLPFSPAAEREYNKRMGQQAPYCSICLLFYTHHQSESNTGSSSVTLVNRPGGQQWSKPLIPEMCFNTQSSKITDSGEGQLSNPNVAEDGTSRLVSCTQCCVRVHTSCYGISRDDAELDEWLCARCEADAITEDCCLCSLRGGALQRANNDKWVHVLCAITVLEARFVNITERSPVDLSAIPLPRFRLKCVYCRKRIKREVKGCCVQCSHGRCSTAFHPTCAQAAGVLMHPDDWPFIVFITCHRHRAPAIPERSKAAMQELVVGQKVICKYKNGRYYQSELLELTTATFYEVVFDDGSFSDNLFPEDIENRDCVRLGPPAKGDTVQVRWTDGLIYGAKFVASHSIPMYLVEFEDGSQISVKREDIYTLDEDLPKRVKSRMSVASDMRFELFAQNDVKQNTKRQRVINSRYREDYIEPVIYRAIME
- the kdm4ab gene encoding lysine-specific demethylase 4A isoform X3; this encodes MASDASKGIMTFYPTAEEFKDFRRYVAYMESKGAHKAGLAKIVPPKEWKPRHSYDDIDDLVIPAPIQQVVTGVSGLFTQYNIQRRSMTVREFRRVANSNRYCSPHYDNFEELERKYWKNVTFNAPLYGADVNGTLYDPDVREWNICHLDTILDTVERDNGITIEGVNTPYLYFGMWKTTFPWHTEDMDLYSINYLHFGEPKSWYCIPPEHGKRFERLAQGFFPNSAQNCDAFLRHKMTLISPFVLKKYSIPFERITQEAGEFMITFPYSYHAGFNHGFNCAESTNFATERWIEYGKQAVLCSCRRDMVKISMDVFVKKYQPDRYEQWLEGRDLVPIDHSRPTPEAKEFLDESFNDITSSSETSSIKSCGEDGQWKSTKQRIETKRHRVCLEVPEEVVPQVEDEDDEEQYGKRPRLSLIPPRAVAQDGKRNKGPPKLVVTPTKLTLMDPFHRGLSQSKGDSGCPPHYTKTRAPAISSQSRSRNGHLSVSAASMWTEVGTQPARKMGVASLLFHRTLSPKDILQVQSYSQETQRQPTTQLHVHSYAREHQARHLQHKTLTPVPSSSQVPHCEQMKARPQFEITMTKVAQNEQEAQNIVVTEKEEHEPKTSVPVEALAEVKKPQVEPISKPASPLVHTQPQDVNKVETEAPKSNKRKQVSDEQSYCKPVKNQQEAQLCKLPRHHPLFREAHSDDDLYVDVQVIQEEKEEWAKPLTQLWQCLPFSPAAEREYNKRMGQQAPYCSICLLFYTHHQSESNTGSSSVTLVNRPGGQQWSKPLIPEMCFNTQSSKITDSGEGQLSNPNVAEDGTSRLVSCTQCCVRVHTSCYGISRDDAELDEWLCARCEADAITEDCCLCSLRGGALQRANNDKWVHVLCAITVLEARFVNITERSPVDLSAIPLPRFRLKCVYCRKRIKREVKGCCVQCSHGRCSTAFHPTCAQAAGVLMHPDDWPFIVFITCHRHRAPAIPERSKAAMQELVVGQKVICKYKNGRYYQSELLELTTATFYEVVFDDGSFSDNLFPEDIENRDCVRLGPPAKGDTVQVRWTDGLIYGAKFVASHSIPMYLVEFEDGSQISVKREDIYTLDEDLPKRVKSRMSVASDMRFELFAQNDVKQNTKRQRVINSRYREDYIEPVIYRAIME